The genome window TCATTACCGCATTATGAATGAAGGTATTGTTATGCTCGTTTAATGAGCATTCACGGAAACCAGATATGACGCAGGTTCACCCAGCCCTGGCTGTTGAAAGATAGGCCACGAACGGAAGGCAAATAAGCGGTTTCTACCGGTTTTTTGGATAAATGGAACAGTAAATTCTGATCAACCAAAAATTGCTCAATTCGGTCTAATTCAGAAGTTCGATCTGCTGCAATCGGAGAGGCGATAATGGTTTGCAACATCTCATGAATCGTTATACGAGCAGAATCTTCCAGATGCTCGGACAACGTGGAATAAAGATCATACCTGCGCAGTTCTTCGTCTCTATCCCGAATCAGAGAAAAGAGAATCAGATCAGATTCCAGCCGCAGATCTCCTTTGAACTGCTCCATCGTGCCTGTGCGGACGGTACAGGAGTAACCGCACTGCTCCAATGTAGATGCCAGTTGTTGGGCATCCCTGCGATATTGTGGAATGGTTGCAATGTGCAGGGATACGGGACGAGTGGCAGTGAGTCGTTGAGATATATGGCTACATCCCTCCGAATGTACCTGGACCATTTGGGTACTCGCTTTACTAAAATGAGGTACCACAACCTCAGAGTCATCTGCATGTCCGTCATCTCTATACATTCCAGCAAGACATGACTGGACGTGTGCTCTTACTACCGGATCGTTTAACGGTCCGGTTTTTTGCGTATTACACGTGAGTAATTTATGAACCATCACACCTGCGCTAATCTGAGTCCAGTCTGCACCCTTGGACGAAGACGGATTATGAACAAGATGGAAGAACGGAGTTTCGATATCTTGGCTATCATCCATTTTGGCCGAGGCACTCCACGGAATTTGCAGGATATCTACCCGGTCCATATGTGCTCTACCCTGAAAATACGATGAAAAGGCTTCAAGTCTGCACAAGTGATCATCCCAGGCAGTAACCTTGAACGGTCCCGTCCCGACAGGTTTTTGCATTGCATGCAGATCACCCGCATGATTCATCTTAAGTTCGTGTGTTCCCGGTGAGGGTACAATCGCCGCACGACTTGTTGTAAGAAAGGACAAAAATAATTCGTGAGGTTTTTTAAGCCGGAAACACACGGTCAAGGGACTGACCGCTTCAATAGATAGAATCTGTTTACTCACATCACGGTACAGTGTTCGGCGGTCTGTAGATTGCAACCGTTCAAACGTATGCACAATATCATGGGACGTCAGCATCTGACCATTGTGAAATGTAATGCCTTTTCGTAAATAAAACGTCCAGGTCTGTCGGTCTGCACTGACATCCCAAGTATGAGCGAGACAGGGGAGAATCTCCCCTTTTTCACCACGTTGAACCAACCCGTCAAAGACATGGCTGGTCACAAAGGATTCAGCCAACAGATTAATGTACAGCGGATCAAGCGCATGAAGCTGTTGGCGCAGGGGTAGCCGTAGTGTATCAATCTGCTCATTATTGGTGCCGGCTTCTGTATGATGTCCCGAATACCCGAGCAACCACTGGTTTAGATGATCCTGCATGGTTGTTGAACTGGAGAATGCACTCACCTGCTCGGCAGCTTCCTGCAATTCCCGGCGATTCATGGCTTGCATCATGTATTCAGCCGCGATTTGATCGGCCGGAACAAGCAAAGTCAGTGATGAACGACGACCGCGACCACGTTGGGAAACCCAACTAATCCAGTCATGAGCAACCATCTTTTTGACAATCGTTAATGTATTACGATGCGTGCATTCGAGCAATTCAGCGAGGTCGGCAAGCGTAAGTTCATGTTCTGTATGATGACCGTATTGGCGATGTAACAGCAGATATTGCTGATGTAATTTCAAAGTGATGATTCCCTCCTGGAGGTGAACTCTGACGTATTCCTCTAAAATAAGAAGTTTTATCGTTTTTAATTTCTATTTATATTCCTATTTTATCATCTAGAATATAGCATAGAAAGGTTAATGGAGGTTTTTCCCATGATTGATAAAATAATGGCTTCACCGCATCGTGCTCTAATCACGCTACTGTCTGCATGGATACTTGCTATCATTCACCAGTATTTATTCTATGGTAATGATTTGGGCGTATCGTATCCGATCTTTGTCATTCTCTTATACGTGTTTATGTATCTGTTTGCACGGGATCGTATGAGGTCTTTCCGGTGGATTGATGCTTTTGTGGCGGGTGTTGTGCTGTTGTTATCGCTAACGTTCCTCTTATATGACAACGAACTGCTGCGTGTACTTAATTTTCTAGTTGTACCGGGCCTGATCATCTTACATATGACGTATCTAATGGGTAGAAAACAGAAGCAGTGGTGGGAGATCGGGTTGATTGGTACGGCGATTGACCATTTACTGCCTCAAGCCATACGTCATTGGGGGACTGTTGGGGCCCTTGCTGTGAGAGCAGGGGGGCGTGGCATAGGCAAATCACAGAAAACAGTTGTTTTTAAAGTGCTCATCGGTCTTGTGGCATCTTTGCCTATTCTTATTGTTGTGATCACGTTATTGTCATCCGCTGACGGGGTCTTCGATCAATATTTATCCGGTTTCCCGGAGTGGTTAAATCAACTGGCTTTTACACCAGGACTGCCAAGAATCATCTGGATGTTCATCGGAGGTATATTGTTATTCGGTTATGTATGGGGATTTGTCCAGCCGATGCAATATGAGACAGAGAAGAGAGAGAATGCACATTGGAAAAGTGGAGCAGCAACCACGCTTGATAAGAGTGATCACACTTATATATACTCTCCTGTGGATCCACTCCCTAAGGGTCAGGTTACGAATAAAATTACACCCGAGCCCGAACGCACTCCGGTTCTTCGAGGACCATTCAGATTGGACCCCATCATTGTGGGCACCATGCTGATCGTCATCAACTGTGTGTACGTTATGTTCGTACTTGTGCAGTTTTCGTATCTGTTTGGTGCCGGAGAGGGACATCTTCCGGTAGATCTGTCATACGCTGAGTATGCGAGAAGTGGGTTTGCGGAGCTGATTCTCGTTACGGGTATTAATTTCTTTATTCTTATTGTTGCATTGCAATTCACACGTCCGAGTGGAAAAGTAGGCATGATCGTGCATCAGGCACTTCTCCTGATTCTGGTCAGCTGTTCAGCAATCATGTTGTATTCCGCGTTTATGCGCCTAAATCTATATGAACAGGCATATGGATATACGTACATCCGGTTCCTGGTACACGCATTTATGATCTTTCTCGCACTTCTGTTGCTGATTGCCGGCCTTCGTATACGTTATACGTCGATTCCGTTGATCCGTTGGTATATTGTGCTCGCACTGACTGCATATGTTGCCGTCAATTATGTGGGCATGGATCGCAGGATTGCCGAATTGAACATAGAACGTTACCGTCAAACTGGCAATATTGATGCATCCTACCTGGCAGGTCTATCGGCAGATGCGACTCCGTTACTTCGAGAGTTTGCTCTGAAGGAGTACCCGGATCTCAAGAGAGAAATGCTGGAACGTCAAGCCTATCTGGAGAGGGATACAGCCAATCGTTCCTGGCCTTCTTATAACGTTGCAAAACACAGAGCTGAGCTAGAAATGTCCAAATTGAGAACGGAATAGTTGAATACTGGCTATTTTCACGAACGGATTTATGCAAAAACAATATGTAAGTGTTATAATATAAAAACTAACCTATAAAGGGGGTGAATCCCTTGTTTGAACTGCACGAGTTATTACCATATTTATTCTCGATTGGACTCATCTTCACCGTCAGTTATGCCTATATTGCCCATCTTCATTGTGGCATGACGGAGTACTGGGTGGAAGGTGGCGTCGGTGGTGGACTTGAACCTGTACTTCCCGCCCTGTGTTTGGACAGACAGCACAGACAGGAAGACTGGAGCCGCATGATTAGACGAAGAGAAGCGCCCGATGAAGATGAACCAGATTGTCATTCCTCGTTGAACGATTGGTCAACAAATCAACGAGGAGGATATATATGGAACATAAGACGAACAAGGGATTCACTTTTACATCGGACAAGGGACGGATCTATGGCCTGATTGCTATTTTGTTTGCAGTCATGCTGCTTGCCGGATGCAGCAACAACGTGTCGGAGATTACCTCATCGACACCGGGATTTTTTAACCATTACATTGTATTTCCACTGTCGTATCTGATTCAGCATATTGCCACCATATTTAATGGAAGCTATGGGGTGGCGATTATTGTGATCACGCTGGTCATTCGTCTAGCACTGTTGCCATTGATGATGCGTCAAGCGAAGTCCCAGCAGGGAACACGAGTCATCATGAACGCCATGAAACCCGAGATGGATGCCCTCAAGAAAAAATATGAAGGCAAAAATGACCCTGCTGATAAGCAAAAGCTGTCTCAGGAAACGATGGAGCTATACAAGAAACATAAGTTCAATCCGCTGAATATTGGTTGCTTGCCGATGCTCATTCAGTTGCCTATCCTGTCAGGTATTTACACGGCTATCCGACTTACACCGGAGTTGTCCTCCCATTCGTTCCTGTGGTTCAAACTGGGTGCACCGGATTACGTGCTCGCTGTGGTGGTCGCGGTCATTTATCTGATTCAAGCGAAGGTATCCCAAGCTAATATGGCGCCTGAACAGCGAAAACAGTTTGCCATTATGGGATATCTCTCCCCATTAATGATGGCATTCTTTTCTCTAACAGCCCCTGCAGCCATGCCGCTCTATTGGACGGTTGGGGGTTCGTTCCTGGTACTACAGACGTTATTATTCCGCAAGATGTACCCTGTAGAACACCCGCAGGAGCCTGTAATAGTGGAAGTGAGTCAGAAAAAGAATAAAAAATCTGGTTCATCCAAATCTACTCGGAAACCTGCGAAGTCGTAGGAAAAGATATGGACGTAATCATTGCATCGTCAAGATATTTAGTACGAACGTGTTATACGTTGCAAAAGCCTAAGAAAGAAGCCGATCCTTTAGGATCGGCTTCTTTGTATTCAAGAAACGAAGTAGATTAAATGTACTCGCATTCTATTGAGCAGCTATTCATCTGTTCCGTCACGTCATATTGCCGGTTCATTCGACAGTTGGAAACGGGAAACGAAATACCAGATAAGCTCGCGACGTGAGGATACCTTGGTTTTGGCGAAAATCGATTTCAAATGATCCTGAACGGTGTAGACAGAAATATGCATCGCTGCAGCAATCTCTTTGGACGAATAGCTGCGAAGCACATAACCCAGCAGTTCCCGTTCTCGACTGGATAATCCATGGCTCTCGGCGAGCAAGGGCAGCAAATCTTGTGGCATCGCCTGCTCCAAACGAATAGCGATCTGATCTTGTCCTGTAATCTGTTGCATAAGACTGGCATGAAGTATGAGGTAACGGCCATCCGGAAGCTGGATACAGACTTTGGAGGGCGATTCGGGAGTGAGTTGAGTATCGTCAGCCCGTTCTACCCGATTCTTGCGCTGCAAGTGCGAACTGACTGCACGTACCGGACGGGGCAGAACACCCGGCCCTATATGTTCCAGCATACGCAATTGGGACAGCCAATACTCTGCCGGGGCGTTCAGGGATAAGAGCTGGAACGTATCCGAGGTGATGATAATCCCGGGTTCCTCAGGACTTCCACTCGTGATTTCCTCCACAAGGGTCAGACTTGTGGACCGCAGCATCGATGCAATCGAAGCAGTCCAGGTCTGAATCAGCAACCGTTCTTCTTCTGTAAAAAAAGAATTCTCAGTCTTGCGATACAGCGTCAGATATCCCCAACAAGCGTCTCCACTGACGAATACGGCGCGCAGTTCATCACCGAACCCCGCTGGCTGAAGAATGTTGATATAACGTGGGCTTTGTTCATGCTGTGCGTTCATGGCCGTGTGAAGTATAGCTGTATGTTCACCGCTGCGAATTAACTCAGCGTATTTATGTATATCTTCTTCCATGTATTCATTGATGAATAACCGATCATGAATAGCTTCAATGCCTTCTTCTGTCACAGCTCCAGTGGAGAGAAGAGTCAAAGGATCAACGGTGGTGAAACAGTATGCGTCGTACGGTACAACCGATTGGATCTGTTTGAGAACAGCTTCCCGGTAGGTACGTGAGGTCCAGGTTCCTTTTTCAAGAGAAGTGATAAGTCTGTGGCTCCGGTCAATAGGTGATGTCAACAAGGTTTCTCCTCTCTCTATGTGAATATCCCAATGTTCTGGGATTGTAGGCTCAGCGTATCCTTCTATAATGAAATTAGACGAACAACGAGTCAAGTCTAACTTCAATTCAAGAGGAGCGCGGTGCCCATGAATCACAATCCATCACCGATGAGCTGGGAAACAGCAGATGTTCATCGTTACGAACAATCGATAGCCTTGAAAATTCCGGGTTATTCTCATATGCATGATCTAATGGAACGGCTGCTTGCAGCATATTTTGCGGATAACAACGAAATTCATATACTTGTTGCTGGAGCTGGAGGGGGAAAAGAATTAGCTCTGATGGGTTCACGCCATTCCAACTGGATGTTCACGGGAGTAGATCCTTCGCTGCCGATGCTGCAACTTGCTGAGAAACGAGTCGCGGAAGCGGGTATTGGCTCCAGAGTGACGCTGCAACCTGTCACGGTTGAAGCATTGCCGGAGGATATTTTATATGATGGGGCGACAAGCATGCTCATGTTGCATTTCCTTCAAGGGATGGAGGCCAAACGAGCATTCCTGACAAGTCTGGCAGCGAGACTTAAACCGGGTGCACCACTGATCATTGCGGCTGTAAATGCCGATCTTCGTTCTCCGGCACATTCAATCATGATGCAAGCTTGGCAGGATCACATGCTCAGTGTGGGTGTGCTTCCTGAAGAGTGGGAGCGCTTTGCTGCTTCCCTGGGCCGTGAATCCGATCCAATATGCTCTGAAGAGATGACTCAGCTACTGACCGAATGCGGTTTCTCACATATTACACGTTACTTCGGGGCGTTCTGGGTGGAGGGGCATTATGCAATTCGAAACTAACGTGAAGCCTATGAAAGATCAGATCTGGGTCGTTGGCGGTTATGGTCAAGTAGGGCAGATGATATGTACTCAACTGGGACGTTTGTTCCCGGGGAAAGTATGGGCTGCGGGTACACGCATAAATCGTGCGGAAGAATTCAGCAGGTCTACAGGTGGTGCGGTACTGCCGCTACAACTGGATGTGACCAAACCTGTGGAGCCGTCCATGTTACGGTCTGTGAAGCTGGTCATCATGTGTGTCGATCAGAGTGATACCCGGTTTGTTGAATCCTGTGCACAAGCCGGAACCGATTATATTGATATTTCTGCAAAGTATGATTTTCTCGCTCAGGTTGAACAGCTGCACACCACAATGCAACATTCCAAATCGACCGCAATACTCAGCGTTGGACTATCACCGGGAGTAACGAACTTGCTTGTACGCGAAGCGACCATGCATATGGATCAGGTGGAGGAAGCAGACATTACCGTGATGCTGGGACTTGGAGAGAAACACGGAAAAGCAGCCGTGGAGTGGACGGTTGATCAGATGAATGCCACCTACCAGGTGATGCAAAAGGGCAAGCCTACGGAGGTGCAAAGTTTCGGAGATGGCAAAAGGATCGATTTTGGAGCGGAATTGGGTAACCGGAAGGCGTATCGATTTAACTTTTCGGACCAACACGTGGTTGCTCGGACCTTACGTATTCCAAC of Paenibacillus sp. FSL R5-0517 contains these proteins:
- a CDS encoding ABC transporter substrate-binding protein — protein: MKLHQQYLLLHRQYGHHTEHELTLADLAELLECTHRNTLTIVKKMVAHDWISWVSQRGRGRRSSLTLLVPADQIAAEYMMQAMNRRELQEAAEQVSAFSSSTTMQDHLNQWLLGYSGHHTEAGTNNEQIDTLRLPLRQQLHALDPLYINLLAESFVTSHVFDGLVQRGEKGEILPCLAHTWDVSADRQTWTFYLRKGITFHNGQMLTSHDIVHTFERLQSTDRRTLYRDVSKQILSIEAVSPLTVCFRLKKPHELFLSFLTTSRAAIVPSPGTHELKMNHAGDLHAMQKPVGTGPFKVTAWDDHLCRLEAFSSYFQGRAHMDRVDILQIPWSASAKMDDSQDIETPFFHLVHNPSSSKGADWTQISAGVMVHKLLTCNTQKTGPLNDPVVRAHVQSCLAGMYRDDGHADDSEVVVPHFSKASTQMVQVHSEGCSHISQRLTATRPVSLHIATIPQYRRDAQQLASTLEQCGYSCTVRTGTMEQFKGDLRLESDLILFSLIRDRDEELRRYDLYSTLSEHLEDSARITIHEMLQTIIASPIAADRTSELDRIEQFLVDQNLLFHLSKKPVETAYLPSVRGLSFNSQGWVNLRHIWFP
- a CDS encoding DUF4173 domain-containing protein → MIDKIMASPHRALITLLSAWILAIIHQYLFYGNDLGVSYPIFVILLYVFMYLFARDRMRSFRWIDAFVAGVVLLLSLTFLLYDNELLRVLNFLVVPGLIILHMTYLMGRKQKQWWEIGLIGTAIDHLLPQAIRHWGTVGALAVRAGGRGIGKSQKTVVFKVLIGLVASLPILIVVITLLSSADGVFDQYLSGFPEWLNQLAFTPGLPRIIWMFIGGILLFGYVWGFVQPMQYETEKRENAHWKSGAATTLDKSDHTYIYSPVDPLPKGQVTNKITPEPERTPVLRGPFRLDPIIVGTMLIVINCVYVMFVLVQFSYLFGAGEGHLPVDLSYAEYARSGFAELILVTGINFFILIVALQFTRPSGKVGMIVHQALLLILVSCSAIMLYSAFMRLNLYEQAYGYTYIRFLVHAFMIFLALLLLIAGLRIRYTSIPLIRWYIVLALTAYVAVNYVGMDRRIAELNIERYRQTGNIDASYLAGLSADATPLLREFALKEYPDLKREMLERQAYLERDTANRSWPSYNVAKHRAELEMSKLRTE
- the yidC gene encoding membrane protein insertase YidC, producing MEHKTNKGFTFTSDKGRIYGLIAILFAVMLLAGCSNNVSEITSSTPGFFNHYIVFPLSYLIQHIATIFNGSYGVAIIVITLVIRLALLPLMMRQAKSQQGTRVIMNAMKPEMDALKKKYEGKNDPADKQKLSQETMELYKKHKFNPLNIGCLPMLIQLPILSGIYTAIRLTPELSSHSFLWFKLGAPDYVLAVVVAVIYLIQAKVSQANMAPEQRKQFAIMGYLSPLMMAFFSLTAPAAMPLYWTVGGSFLVLQTLLFRKMYPVEHPQEPVIVEVSQKKNKKSGSSKSTRKPAKS
- a CDS encoding helix-turn-helix transcriptional regulator, translated to MTSPIDRSHRLITSLEKGTWTSRTYREAVLKQIQSVVPYDAYCFTTVDPLTLLSTGAVTEEGIEAIHDRLFINEYMEEDIHKYAELIRSGEHTAILHTAMNAQHEQSPRYINILQPAGFGDELRAVFVSGDACWGYLTLYRKTENSFFTEEERLLIQTWTASIASMLRSTSLTLVEEITSGSPEEPGIIITSDTFQLLSLNAPAEYWLSQLRMLEHIGPGVLPRPVRAVSSHLQRKNRVERADDTQLTPESPSKVCIQLPDGRYLILHASLMQQITGQDQIAIRLEQAMPQDLLPLLAESHGLSSRERELLGYVLRSYSSKEIAAAMHISVYTVQDHLKSIFAKTKVSSRRELIWYFVSRFQLSNEPAI
- a CDS encoding class I SAM-dependent methyltransferase; the protein is MNHNPSPMSWETADVHRYEQSIALKIPGYSHMHDLMERLLAAYFADNNEIHILVAGAGGGKELALMGSRHSNWMFTGVDPSLPMLQLAEKRVAEAGIGSRVTLQPVTVEALPEDILYDGATSMLMLHFLQGMEAKRAFLTSLAARLKPGAPLIIAAVNADLRSPAHSIMMQAWQDHMLSVGVLPEEWERFAASLGRESDPICSEEMTQLLTECGFSHITRYFGAFWVEGHYAIRN
- a CDS encoding saccharopine dehydrogenase NADP-binding domain-containing protein; this translates as MQFETNVKPMKDQIWVVGGYGQVGQMICTQLGRLFPGKVWAAGTRINRAEEFSRSTGGAVLPLQLDVTKPVEPSMLRSVKLVIMCVDQSDTRFVESCAQAGTDYIDISAKYDFLAQVEQLHTTMQHSKSTAILSVGLSPGVTNLLVREATMHMDQVEEADITVMLGLGEKHGKAAVEWTVDQMNATYQVMQKGKPTEVQSFGDGKRIDFGAELGNRKAYRFNFSDQHVVARTLRIPTVSTRLCLDSRWITTSMAISKRIGLFSLLRIPSIRNGTVKAFGLIPGGEPMYAVKVDAIGWENGERIRVEQLLVGDKEADATAAVAAAVAEHVYKIESALPHGVFHIEQVLSLQDIQDALHTPLKVTTRIT